In the Larimichthys crocea isolate SSNF chromosome XXI, L_crocea_2.0, whole genome shotgun sequence genome, one interval contains:
- the bbs10 gene encoding BBSome complex assembly protein BBS10 isoform X1, whose product MALNSLGMVPVERLHLKHVLQTVCVLESVILRSFGPEGGQVLFIRDTGQAMLSRSGARILAALRLEHPLARMVVECVLKHSIITGDGSKTFILLLASLLRMIHATACKESNVSQTYSSRDAAEAATARHLADELLVFALEKLGDLIAFGVVPYGCCLSWEDFTAKTQLPAQTNNHCVQKVLASFFRSRLGHTHCDFFSNLTCELLTQFKNNQPSLSLQFVNDNLPALHTPVSGFPISCSRLIEGQIIHRDFATPCPKTDHQPVKAVVFTGYLQRKLLIAGEVLELECGNIAQFNAWAERSLECVIANLQSLGISVLLSAVKQSAAVLALASQADMCIVECVSEDELSLFAQLSGARPVSDCSMIEPDQIATLTFCRPILLGAHRYVHVAFHDSEERVMVTPCSLVICGPGEGHTDQYVCAFRDAIRMLLSTWEPMSMTAVRASKRTLQSNKSTSLHTENQLPDAAPFQQCVLEPGCVIPAGGTFEFLLNHVLLQHGRSSSISHDTNMGIPAVSQLLAKALLSVPRQIYFHSPRCFLQTQTRLLSFIENHSHPLSLIHKQEHNTVLVQGQDVCPLEEGKQSIHCCREDDVSSKNFILDLGLESVSCKYQLLLSVLQCVSSLLRVDTMLCTHTALHTQSRRLANISWEDTEDEAEE is encoded by the exons AGTCTAGGGATGGTGCCAGTGGAGCGTCTCCACCTGAAACATGTTCTGcagacggtgtgtgtgttggagtcaGTCATCCTCCGCAGTTTTGGACCTGAAGGAGGACAAGTGCTGTTCATTCGAGACACAGGACAAGCTATGTTGAGCCGCAGTGGGGCTCGCATTCTCGCAGCACTACGACTGGAGCATCCGCTTGCCAG gATGGTGGTGGAGTGTGTCTTGAAACACAGCATCATAACAGGCGACGGATCCAAGACCTTTATCTTACTGCTGGCGTCATTACTAAGGATGATTCATGCAACAGCCTGCAAGGAATCTAACGTGTCTCAAACCTACAGCTCCAGGGATGCAGCAGAGGCTGCCACTGCCAGGCACTTGGCTGATGAATTGCTGGTATTTGCTTTGGAGAAGCTGGGTGATCTAATTGCTTTCGGAGTGGTCCCTTATGGGTGTTGTCTTTCATGGGAGGATTTCACTGCGAAAACACAATTGCCagctcaaacaaacaatcactGTGTGCAAAAGGTGCTGGCATCATTCTTTCGTTCACGCCTGGGTCACACCCACTGTGATTTTTTTAGCAACCTCACTTGTGAACTGctcacacagtttaaaaataaccAACCTTCCTTATCACTTCAGTTTGTAAATGACAATTTGCCTGCACTGCATACACCTGTGTCAGGCTTCCCTATTAGTTGTTCACGTTTGATTGAGGGGCAGATCATTCACAGGGACTTTGCTACGCCCTGCCCTAAGACTGACCATCAGCCAGTTAAAGCTGTAGTTTTCACTGGGTACCTGCAACGAAAATTGCTCATCGCAGGAGAAGTGCTGGAGCTGGAATGTGGAAATATTGCGCAATTTAATGCCTGGGCAGAAAGGTCGCTAGAGTGTGTCATCGCAAATCTTCAAAGTTTGGGTATCTCTGTGCTCCTGTCTGCAGTCAAACAGTCTGCTGCCGTCCTGGCTTTAGCTTCACAGGCAGACATGTGCATTGTGGAGTGTGTCAGTGAAGATGAGCTGTCTCTCTTTGCCCAGCTAAGTGGGGCCAGACCTGTTTCAGACTGCTCGATGATTGAACCAGACCAGATTGCTACACTGACCTTTTGCCGACCAATACTGCTGGGAGCACATAG GTATGTCCATGTGGCTTTCCATGATTCAGAGGAACGAGTAATGGTCACACCCTGCAGTCTGGTCATTTGTGGTCCAGGTGAAGGGCACACTGATCAGTATGTATGTGCATTTCGAGATGCCATCCGCATGCTACTTTCAACTTGGGAGCCCATGAGTATGACTGCAGTTAGAGCATCAAAGAGGACCTTGCAGTCAAACAAAAGCACGTCTTTACATACAGAAAATCAGCTCCCCGACGCAGCTCCcttccagcagtgtgtgttggaACCAGGCTGTGTTATACCTGCTGGTGGGACATTTGAGTTTCTTTTGAACCATGTCCTACTACAACATGGCCGCAGTTCCTCAATTTCTCATGACACAAATATGGGTATCCCTGCCGTTTCCCAGCTCTTGGCAAAGGCTTTGCTGAGCGTGCCACGACAGATTTACTTCCACAGTCCACGATGTTTCCTGCAGACTCAAACAAGGCTCCTGAGTTTTATTGAAAACCATTCCCACCCTCTCAGCCTCATacacaaacaagaacacaacacagtccTCGTACAGGGTCAGGATGTATGTCCTCTAGAGGAGGGCAAACAAAGCATTCATTGTTGTAGAGAGGATGATGTGTCATCAAAAAATTTTATACTGGACTTGGGACTTGAATCTGTCTCCTGTAAATACCAACTGCTTCTTTCCGTGCTGCAGTGTGTCTCTAGTCTTCTCCGGGTGGACACCATGCTTTGCACACACACCGcactacacacacagtcacgcaGACTTGCAAACATTTCCTGGGAAGACACAGAGGACGAGGCTGAGGAATGA
- the bbs10 gene encoding BBSome complex assembly protein BBS10 isoform X5, with amino-acid sequence MALNSLGMVPVERLHLKHVLQTVCVLESVILRSFGPEGGQVLFIRDTGQAMLSRSGARILAALRLEHPLARMVVECVLKHSIITGDGSKTFILLLASLLRMIHATACKESNVSQTYSSRDAAEAATARHLADELLLSGARPVSDCSMIEPDQIATLTFCRPILLGAHRYVHVAFHDSEERVMVTPCSLVICGPGEGHTDQYVCAFRDAIRMLLSTWEPMSMTAVRASKRTLQSNKSTSLHTENQLPDAAPFQQCVLEPGCVIPAGGTFEFLLNHVLLQHGRSSSISHDTNMGIPAVSQLLAKALLSVPRQIYFHSPRCFLQTQTRLLSFIENHSHPLSLIHKQEHNTVLVQGQDVCPLEEGKQSIHCCREDDVSSKNFILDLGLESVSCKYQLLLSVLQCVSSLLRVDTMLCTHTALHTQSRRLANISWEDTEDEAEE; translated from the exons AGTCTAGGGATGGTGCCAGTGGAGCGTCTCCACCTGAAACATGTTCTGcagacggtgtgtgtgttggagtcaGTCATCCTCCGCAGTTTTGGACCTGAAGGAGGACAAGTGCTGTTCATTCGAGACACAGGACAAGCTATGTTGAGCCGCAGTGGGGCTCGCATTCTCGCAGCACTACGACTGGAGCATCCGCTTGCCAG gATGGTGGTGGAGTGTGTCTTGAAACACAGCATCATAACAGGCGACGGATCCAAGACCTTTATCTTACTGCTGGCGTCATTACTAAGGATGATTCATGCAACAGCCTGCAAGGAATCTAACGTGTCTCAAACCTACAGCTCCAGGGATGCAGCAGAGGCTGCCACTGCCAGGCACTTGGCTGATGAATTGCTG CTAAGTGGGGCCAGACCTGTTTCAGACTGCTCGATGATTGAACCAGACCAGATTGCTACACTGACCTTTTGCCGACCAATACTGCTGGGAGCACATAG GTATGTCCATGTGGCTTTCCATGATTCAGAGGAACGAGTAATGGTCACACCCTGCAGTCTGGTCATTTGTGGTCCAGGTGAAGGGCACACTGATCAGTATGTATGTGCATTTCGAGATGCCATCCGCATGCTACTTTCAACTTGGGAGCCCATGAGTATGACTGCAGTTAGAGCATCAAAGAGGACCTTGCAGTCAAACAAAAGCACGTCTTTACATACAGAAAATCAGCTCCCCGACGCAGCTCCcttccagcagtgtgtgttggaACCAGGCTGTGTTATACCTGCTGGTGGGACATTTGAGTTTCTTTTGAACCATGTCCTACTACAACATGGCCGCAGTTCCTCAATTTCTCATGACACAAATATGGGTATCCCTGCCGTTTCCCAGCTCTTGGCAAAGGCTTTGCTGAGCGTGCCACGACAGATTTACTTCCACAGTCCACGATGTTTCCTGCAGACTCAAACAAGGCTCCTGAGTTTTATTGAAAACCATTCCCACCCTCTCAGCCTCATacacaaacaagaacacaacacagtccTCGTACAGGGTCAGGATGTATGTCCTCTAGAGGAGGGCAAACAAAGCATTCATTGTTGTAGAGAGGATGATGTGTCATCAAAAAATTTTATACTGGACTTGGGACTTGAATCTGTCTCCTGTAAATACCAACTGCTTCTTTCCGTGCTGCAGTGTGTCTCTAGTCTTCTCCGGGTGGACACCATGCTTTGCACACACACCGcactacacacacagtcacgcaGACTTGCAAACATTTCCTGGGAAGACACAGAGGACGAGGCTGAGGAATGA
- the bbs10 gene encoding BBSome complex assembly protein BBS10 isoform X2: MEEEDLREQQHGEDLRDMVSLGMVPVERLHLKHVLQTVCVLESVILRSFGPEGGQVLFIRDTGQAMLSRSGARILAALRLEHPLARMVVECVLKHSIITGDGSKTFILLLASLLRMIHATACKESNVSQTYSSRDAAEAATARHLADELLVFALEKLGDLIAFGVVPYGCCLSWEDFTAKTQLPAQTNNHCVQKVLASFFRSRLGHTHCDFFSNLTCELLTQFKNNQPSLSLQFVNDNLPALHTPVSGFPISCSRLIEGQIIHRDFATPCPKTDHQPVKAVVFTGYLQRKLLIAGEVLELECGNIAQFNAWAERSLECVIANLQSLGISVLLSAVKQSAAVLALASQADMCIVECVSEDELSLFAQLSGARPVSDCSMIEPDQIATLTFCRPILLGAHRYVHVAFHDSEERVMVTPCSLVICGPGEGHTDQYVCAFRDAIRMLLSTWEPMSMTAVRASKRTLQSNKSTSLHTENQLPDAAPFQQCVLEPGCVIPAGGTFEFLLNHVLLQHGRSSSISHDTNMGIPAVSQLLAKALLSVPRQIYFHSPRCFLQTQTRLLSFIENHSHPLSLIHKQEHNTVLVQGQDVCPLEEGKQSIHCCREDDVSSKNFILDLGLESVSCKYQLLLSVLQCVSSLLRVDTMLCTHTALHTQSRRLANISWEDTEDEAEE; this comes from the exons AGTCTAGGGATGGTGCCAGTGGAGCGTCTCCACCTGAAACATGTTCTGcagacggtgtgtgtgttggagtcaGTCATCCTCCGCAGTTTTGGACCTGAAGGAGGACAAGTGCTGTTCATTCGAGACACAGGACAAGCTATGTTGAGCCGCAGTGGGGCTCGCATTCTCGCAGCACTACGACTGGAGCATCCGCTTGCCAG gATGGTGGTGGAGTGTGTCTTGAAACACAGCATCATAACAGGCGACGGATCCAAGACCTTTATCTTACTGCTGGCGTCATTACTAAGGATGATTCATGCAACAGCCTGCAAGGAATCTAACGTGTCTCAAACCTACAGCTCCAGGGATGCAGCAGAGGCTGCCACTGCCAGGCACTTGGCTGATGAATTGCTGGTATTTGCTTTGGAGAAGCTGGGTGATCTAATTGCTTTCGGAGTGGTCCCTTATGGGTGTTGTCTTTCATGGGAGGATTTCACTGCGAAAACACAATTGCCagctcaaacaaacaatcactGTGTGCAAAAGGTGCTGGCATCATTCTTTCGTTCACGCCTGGGTCACACCCACTGTGATTTTTTTAGCAACCTCACTTGTGAACTGctcacacagtttaaaaataaccAACCTTCCTTATCACTTCAGTTTGTAAATGACAATTTGCCTGCACTGCATACACCTGTGTCAGGCTTCCCTATTAGTTGTTCACGTTTGATTGAGGGGCAGATCATTCACAGGGACTTTGCTACGCCCTGCCCTAAGACTGACCATCAGCCAGTTAAAGCTGTAGTTTTCACTGGGTACCTGCAACGAAAATTGCTCATCGCAGGAGAAGTGCTGGAGCTGGAATGTGGAAATATTGCGCAATTTAATGCCTGGGCAGAAAGGTCGCTAGAGTGTGTCATCGCAAATCTTCAAAGTTTGGGTATCTCTGTGCTCCTGTCTGCAGTCAAACAGTCTGCTGCCGTCCTGGCTTTAGCTTCACAGGCAGACATGTGCATTGTGGAGTGTGTCAGTGAAGATGAGCTGTCTCTCTTTGCCCAGCTAAGTGGGGCCAGACCTGTTTCAGACTGCTCGATGATTGAACCAGACCAGATTGCTACACTGACCTTTTGCCGACCAATACTGCTGGGAGCACATAG GTATGTCCATGTGGCTTTCCATGATTCAGAGGAACGAGTAATGGTCACACCCTGCAGTCTGGTCATTTGTGGTCCAGGTGAAGGGCACACTGATCAGTATGTATGTGCATTTCGAGATGCCATCCGCATGCTACTTTCAACTTGGGAGCCCATGAGTATGACTGCAGTTAGAGCATCAAAGAGGACCTTGCAGTCAAACAAAAGCACGTCTTTACATACAGAAAATCAGCTCCCCGACGCAGCTCCcttccagcagtgtgtgttggaACCAGGCTGTGTTATACCTGCTGGTGGGACATTTGAGTTTCTTTTGAACCATGTCCTACTACAACATGGCCGCAGTTCCTCAATTTCTCATGACACAAATATGGGTATCCCTGCCGTTTCCCAGCTCTTGGCAAAGGCTTTGCTGAGCGTGCCACGACAGATTTACTTCCACAGTCCACGATGTTTCCTGCAGACTCAAACAAGGCTCCTGAGTTTTATTGAAAACCATTCCCACCCTCTCAGCCTCATacacaaacaagaacacaacacagtccTCGTACAGGGTCAGGATGTATGTCCTCTAGAGGAGGGCAAACAAAGCATTCATTGTTGTAGAGAGGATGATGTGTCATCAAAAAATTTTATACTGGACTTGGGACTTGAATCTGTCTCCTGTAAATACCAACTGCTTCTTTCCGTGCTGCAGTGTGTCTCTAGTCTTCTCCGGGTGGACACCATGCTTTGCACACACACCGcactacacacacagtcacgcaGACTTGCAAACATTTCCTGGGAAGACACAGAGGACGAGGCTGAGGAATGA
- the bbs10 gene encoding BBSome complex assembly protein BBS10 isoform X3 has translation MSLGMVPVERLHLKHVLQTVCVLESVILRSFGPEGGQVLFIRDTGQAMLSRSGARILAALRLEHPLARMVVECVLKHSIITGDGSKTFILLLASLLRMIHATACKESNVSQTYSSRDAAEAATARHLADELLVFALEKLGDLIAFGVVPYGCCLSWEDFTAKTQLPAQTNNHCVQKVLASFFRSRLGHTHCDFFSNLTCELLTQFKNNQPSLSLQFVNDNLPALHTPVSGFPISCSRLIEGQIIHRDFATPCPKTDHQPVKAVVFTGYLQRKLLIAGEVLELECGNIAQFNAWAERSLECVIANLQSLGISVLLSAVKQSAAVLALASQADMCIVECVSEDELSLFAQLSGARPVSDCSMIEPDQIATLTFCRPILLGAHRYVHVAFHDSEERVMVTPCSLVICGPGEGHTDQYVCAFRDAIRMLLSTWEPMSMTAVRASKRTLQSNKSTSLHTENQLPDAAPFQQCVLEPGCVIPAGGTFEFLLNHVLLQHGRSSSISHDTNMGIPAVSQLLAKALLSVPRQIYFHSPRCFLQTQTRLLSFIENHSHPLSLIHKQEHNTVLVQGQDVCPLEEGKQSIHCCREDDVSSKNFILDLGLESVSCKYQLLLSVLQCVSSLLRVDTMLCTHTALHTQSRRLANISWEDTEDEAEE, from the exons AGTCTAGGGATGGTGCCAGTGGAGCGTCTCCACCTGAAACATGTTCTGcagacggtgtgtgtgttggagtcaGTCATCCTCCGCAGTTTTGGACCTGAAGGAGGACAAGTGCTGTTCATTCGAGACACAGGACAAGCTATGTTGAGCCGCAGTGGGGCTCGCATTCTCGCAGCACTACGACTGGAGCATCCGCTTGCCAG gATGGTGGTGGAGTGTGTCTTGAAACACAGCATCATAACAGGCGACGGATCCAAGACCTTTATCTTACTGCTGGCGTCATTACTAAGGATGATTCATGCAACAGCCTGCAAGGAATCTAACGTGTCTCAAACCTACAGCTCCAGGGATGCAGCAGAGGCTGCCACTGCCAGGCACTTGGCTGATGAATTGCTGGTATTTGCTTTGGAGAAGCTGGGTGATCTAATTGCTTTCGGAGTGGTCCCTTATGGGTGTTGTCTTTCATGGGAGGATTTCACTGCGAAAACACAATTGCCagctcaaacaaacaatcactGTGTGCAAAAGGTGCTGGCATCATTCTTTCGTTCACGCCTGGGTCACACCCACTGTGATTTTTTTAGCAACCTCACTTGTGAACTGctcacacagtttaaaaataaccAACCTTCCTTATCACTTCAGTTTGTAAATGACAATTTGCCTGCACTGCATACACCTGTGTCAGGCTTCCCTATTAGTTGTTCACGTTTGATTGAGGGGCAGATCATTCACAGGGACTTTGCTACGCCCTGCCCTAAGACTGACCATCAGCCAGTTAAAGCTGTAGTTTTCACTGGGTACCTGCAACGAAAATTGCTCATCGCAGGAGAAGTGCTGGAGCTGGAATGTGGAAATATTGCGCAATTTAATGCCTGGGCAGAAAGGTCGCTAGAGTGTGTCATCGCAAATCTTCAAAGTTTGGGTATCTCTGTGCTCCTGTCTGCAGTCAAACAGTCTGCTGCCGTCCTGGCTTTAGCTTCACAGGCAGACATGTGCATTGTGGAGTGTGTCAGTGAAGATGAGCTGTCTCTCTTTGCCCAGCTAAGTGGGGCCAGACCTGTTTCAGACTGCTCGATGATTGAACCAGACCAGATTGCTACACTGACCTTTTGCCGACCAATACTGCTGGGAGCACATAG GTATGTCCATGTGGCTTTCCATGATTCAGAGGAACGAGTAATGGTCACACCCTGCAGTCTGGTCATTTGTGGTCCAGGTGAAGGGCACACTGATCAGTATGTATGTGCATTTCGAGATGCCATCCGCATGCTACTTTCAACTTGGGAGCCCATGAGTATGACTGCAGTTAGAGCATCAAAGAGGACCTTGCAGTCAAACAAAAGCACGTCTTTACATACAGAAAATCAGCTCCCCGACGCAGCTCCcttccagcagtgtgtgttggaACCAGGCTGTGTTATACCTGCTGGTGGGACATTTGAGTTTCTTTTGAACCATGTCCTACTACAACATGGCCGCAGTTCCTCAATTTCTCATGACACAAATATGGGTATCCCTGCCGTTTCCCAGCTCTTGGCAAAGGCTTTGCTGAGCGTGCCACGACAGATTTACTTCCACAGTCCACGATGTTTCCTGCAGACTCAAACAAGGCTCCTGAGTTTTATTGAAAACCATTCCCACCCTCTCAGCCTCATacacaaacaagaacacaacacagtccTCGTACAGGGTCAGGATGTATGTCCTCTAGAGGAGGGCAAACAAAGCATTCATTGTTGTAGAGAGGATGATGTGTCATCAAAAAATTTTATACTGGACTTGGGACTTGAATCTGTCTCCTGTAAATACCAACTGCTTCTTTCCGTGCTGCAGTGTGTCTCTAGTCTTCTCCGGGTGGACACCATGCTTTGCACACACACCGcactacacacacagtcacgcaGACTTGCAAACATTTCCTGGGAAGACACAGAGGACGAGGCTGAGGAATGA
- the bbs10 gene encoding BBSome complex assembly protein BBS10 isoform X4: MVPVERLHLKHVLQTVCVLESVILRSFGPEGGQVLFIRDTGQAMLSRSGARILAALRLEHPLARMVVECVLKHSIITGDGSKTFILLLASLLRMIHATACKESNVSQTYSSRDAAEAATARHLADELLVFALEKLGDLIAFGVVPYGCCLSWEDFTAKTQLPAQTNNHCVQKVLASFFRSRLGHTHCDFFSNLTCELLTQFKNNQPSLSLQFVNDNLPALHTPVSGFPISCSRLIEGQIIHRDFATPCPKTDHQPVKAVVFTGYLQRKLLIAGEVLELECGNIAQFNAWAERSLECVIANLQSLGISVLLSAVKQSAAVLALASQADMCIVECVSEDELSLFAQLSGARPVSDCSMIEPDQIATLTFCRPILLGAHRYVHVAFHDSEERVMVTPCSLVICGPGEGHTDQYVCAFRDAIRMLLSTWEPMSMTAVRASKRTLQSNKSTSLHTENQLPDAAPFQQCVLEPGCVIPAGGTFEFLLNHVLLQHGRSSSISHDTNMGIPAVSQLLAKALLSVPRQIYFHSPRCFLQTQTRLLSFIENHSHPLSLIHKQEHNTVLVQGQDVCPLEEGKQSIHCCREDDVSSKNFILDLGLESVSCKYQLLLSVLQCVSSLLRVDTMLCTHTALHTQSRRLANISWEDTEDEAEE, translated from the exons ATGGTGCCAGTGGAGCGTCTCCACCTGAAACATGTTCTGcagacggtgtgtgtgttggagtcaGTCATCCTCCGCAGTTTTGGACCTGAAGGAGGACAAGTGCTGTTCATTCGAGACACAGGACAAGCTATGTTGAGCCGCAGTGGGGCTCGCATTCTCGCAGCACTACGACTGGAGCATCCGCTTGCCAG gATGGTGGTGGAGTGTGTCTTGAAACACAGCATCATAACAGGCGACGGATCCAAGACCTTTATCTTACTGCTGGCGTCATTACTAAGGATGATTCATGCAACAGCCTGCAAGGAATCTAACGTGTCTCAAACCTACAGCTCCAGGGATGCAGCAGAGGCTGCCACTGCCAGGCACTTGGCTGATGAATTGCTGGTATTTGCTTTGGAGAAGCTGGGTGATCTAATTGCTTTCGGAGTGGTCCCTTATGGGTGTTGTCTTTCATGGGAGGATTTCACTGCGAAAACACAATTGCCagctcaaacaaacaatcactGTGTGCAAAAGGTGCTGGCATCATTCTTTCGTTCACGCCTGGGTCACACCCACTGTGATTTTTTTAGCAACCTCACTTGTGAACTGctcacacagtttaaaaataaccAACCTTCCTTATCACTTCAGTTTGTAAATGACAATTTGCCTGCACTGCATACACCTGTGTCAGGCTTCCCTATTAGTTGTTCACGTTTGATTGAGGGGCAGATCATTCACAGGGACTTTGCTACGCCCTGCCCTAAGACTGACCATCAGCCAGTTAAAGCTGTAGTTTTCACTGGGTACCTGCAACGAAAATTGCTCATCGCAGGAGAAGTGCTGGAGCTGGAATGTGGAAATATTGCGCAATTTAATGCCTGGGCAGAAAGGTCGCTAGAGTGTGTCATCGCAAATCTTCAAAGTTTGGGTATCTCTGTGCTCCTGTCTGCAGTCAAACAGTCTGCTGCCGTCCTGGCTTTAGCTTCACAGGCAGACATGTGCATTGTGGAGTGTGTCAGTGAAGATGAGCTGTCTCTCTTTGCCCAGCTAAGTGGGGCCAGACCTGTTTCAGACTGCTCGATGATTGAACCAGACCAGATTGCTACACTGACCTTTTGCCGACCAATACTGCTGGGAGCACATAG GTATGTCCATGTGGCTTTCCATGATTCAGAGGAACGAGTAATGGTCACACCCTGCAGTCTGGTCATTTGTGGTCCAGGTGAAGGGCACACTGATCAGTATGTATGTGCATTTCGAGATGCCATCCGCATGCTACTTTCAACTTGGGAGCCCATGAGTATGACTGCAGTTAGAGCATCAAAGAGGACCTTGCAGTCAAACAAAAGCACGTCTTTACATACAGAAAATCAGCTCCCCGACGCAGCTCCcttccagcagtgtgtgttggaACCAGGCTGTGTTATACCTGCTGGTGGGACATTTGAGTTTCTTTTGAACCATGTCCTACTACAACATGGCCGCAGTTCCTCAATTTCTCATGACACAAATATGGGTATCCCTGCCGTTTCCCAGCTCTTGGCAAAGGCTTTGCTGAGCGTGCCACGACAGATTTACTTCCACAGTCCACGATGTTTCCTGCAGACTCAAACAAGGCTCCTGAGTTTTATTGAAAACCATTCCCACCCTCTCAGCCTCATacacaaacaagaacacaacacagtccTCGTACAGGGTCAGGATGTATGTCCTCTAGAGGAGGGCAAACAAAGCATTCATTGTTGTAGAGAGGATGATGTGTCATCAAAAAATTTTATACTGGACTTGGGACTTGAATCTGTCTCCTGTAAATACCAACTGCTTCTTTCCGTGCTGCAGTGTGTCTCTAGTCTTCTCCGGGTGGACACCATGCTTTGCACACACACCGcactacacacacagtcacgcaGACTTGCAAACATTTCCTGGGAAGACACAGAGGACGAGGCTGAGGAATGA